A genomic stretch from Nitrospirota bacterium includes:
- a CDS encoding F0F1 ATP synthase subunit epsilon — translation MENKIRLEIVTPHGLVFSEDVDEVTAAGSEGEFGVLPGHSPFITTLKVGMLTCRGGSEVTHFFVNWGYTEVGHDKVLVLADSSERSIDIDVQRAQLALKRAEERLKKDEEIDFIRAQSALERALMRIQVSGKKGQGTYRE, via the coding sequence ATGGAAAACAAGATAAGGCTTGAGATAGTCACACCCCATGGTCTCGTCTTTAGCGAGGATGTGGATGAGGTTACTGCGGCAGGCTCTGAAGGTGAATTCGGCGTTCTGCCAGGACATTCGCCATTTATAACGACCCTTAAGGTAGGTATGCTTACATGTAGGGGTGGCAGTGAGGTTACACATTTCTTTGTCAACTGGGGCTATACCGAGGTAGGACACGATAAGGTTCTTGTCCTTGCAGACAGCTCTGAGAGGTCTATTGACATAGATGTCCAAAGGGCACAGTTAGCTCTGAAGCGGGCAGAGGAGAGATTGAAAAAGGACGAGGAGATAGATTTTATCAGGGCACAGTCTGCGCTTGAGCGTGCACTGATGAGGATTCAGGTCTCAGGCAAAAAAGGGCAAGGCACATATAGGGAATAG